From Corynebacterium sp. BD556, the proteins below share one genomic window:
- a CDS encoding DUF3052 domain-containing protein, with protein MHFENEEDTLLGTAGVGNYAERLNITKGDIVQEIGWDEDADSTISEDIEDVLGGPLLDEDSHELCDVVLLWYRADDGDLVDVLVDATRNLADGGRVWLLTPSATKPDAVAPGDISESAQLAGLVQTKANRVGQWQGSCLTSASTKR; from the coding sequence ATGCACTTTGAAAATGAGGAGGACACACTCTTGGGCACCGCTGGTGTCGGAAATTACGCCGAGCGTCTCAACATCACTAAGGGCGATATCGTCCAGGAAATCGGTTGGGACGAGGACGCGGATTCCACTATTTCTGAAGACATTGAGGACGTGCTCGGCGGGCCCCTGCTCGACGAAGATTCGCACGAGCTTTGCGACGTCGTCTTGCTTTGGTATCGCGCCGACGACGGCGACCTCGTCGACGTGCTTGTCGACGCCACCCGAAACCTCGCTGACGGCGGTCGCGTCTGGCTTCTCACCCCCTCAGCCACCAAGCCGGACGCCGTCGCCCCCGGAGATATTTCTGAATCCGCCCAACTCGCTGGCCTGGTGCAAACCAAGGCCAACCGTGTCGGACAATGGCAGGGTTCCTGCCTCACCAGCGCCAGCACCAAACGCTAG